From Pseudoleptotrichia goodfellowii, a single genomic window includes:
- the xerA gene encoding site-specific tyrosine recombinase/integron integrase — MENSEKNNNLKTYVDKFLYYEEVITGKSYNTIKSYKKDIMQFIDYLNEYEEIDEFENVETITFRSFIAYLNSTSKENNDERKVVSKRSINRKISALRTFFKYLQEKKIVKTNKVNYITMPKFEKELPNILGREDINKLRDAVNTSKITGIRDRLIIELLYSSGIRASELIDLNEYMINIEERELRVIGKGNKERITFFSENSKKWLEKYIEEKKKKYSNYTKDVVFANSKGEKLTTRSLRRLIADYAKKAGLQKEVTPHVFRHTFATELLNNGVDIRYLQELLGHSSISTTQVYTHVSKALLKDVYMNTHPLARE; from the coding sequence ATGGAAAATTCAGAGAAAAATAATAATTTAAAAACATATGTTGATAAATTTTTATATTATGAAGAAGTAATAACAGGAAAAAGTTATAATACAATAAAGAGCTACAAAAAAGATATTATGCAGTTCATAGATTATCTTAATGAATATGAAGAAATTGATGAATTTGAGAATGTTGAAACGATAACTTTCCGTTCGTTTATAGCATACCTTAATTCTACGAGTAAAGAAAATAATGATGAGCGAAAAGTTGTGTCAAAAAGAAGTATTAACAGAAAAATTTCGGCATTAAGAACTTTTTTTAAATATTTACAGGAGAAAAAAATAGTAAAAACCAATAAAGTAAATTATATTACAATGCCCAAATTTGAAAAGGAGTTGCCTAACATTCTCGGCAGAGAAGATATAAATAAATTAAGAGATGCAGTAAACACCTCAAAAATAACGGGAATAAGGGACAGACTTATAATAGAACTGCTTTATTCCAGCGGAATCAGAGCGAGCGAGCTTATAGACTTAAATGAATATATGATAAATATTGAGGAAAGAGAACTGAGAGTAATAGGGAAAGGGAATAAAGAACGAATTACTTTTTTCAGCGAGAACAGTAAAAAATGGCTGGAAAAATATATAGAGGAAAAAAAGAAAAAATATTCCAATTACACTAAAGATGTAGTGTTTGCTAACAGCAAGGGGGAAAAACTTACAACGAGATCACTTAGAAGACTTATAGCCGATTACGCAAAAAAAGCGGGATTACAAAAGGAAGTTACTCCTCACGTGTTCAGACATACTTTTGCAACGGAACTTTTAAATAACGGAGTAGATATAAGGTATTTGCAGGAATTGCTCGGGCATAGCAGTATTTCAACGACACAGGTTTATACTCATGTAAGTAAAGCATTATTGAAAGATGTGTATATGAATACTCATCCGTTGGCGAGAGAATAG
- the ychF gene encoding redox-regulated ATPase YchF, with translation MIGIGIVGLPNVGKSTLFNAITKTQNAEAANYPFATIEPNIGLVSVPDTRLKELEEIINPQRTVGATVEFVDIAGLVKGASKGEGLGNQFLSNIRNTAAICQVVRCFDDDNIIHVEGSVDPVRDIETINGELIFADLDTVERALQKNTKLARGGNAEGKELVAVLEKCKTHLEDFKLLKTLTFTQREAELIRVYQFLTLKPMMFAANISEDDLSKGIENDYVKKVREYAATHESEVVTFSAKVEAELIEIEDEEERQMFIEELGISEPSLNRLIRGGFKLLGLITYFTAGEKEVRAWTISKGTNAQKGAGEIHTDIEKGFIRAEVVAYDKFIEYKGWQGSKEKGAMRLEGKEYIINDGDVMFFRFNV, from the coding sequence ATGATAGGAATAGGAATAGTAGGATTGCCTAATGTAGGAAAGTCGACATTATTTAATGCGATTACAAAAACACAGAATGCGGAGGCTGCAAATTATCCTTTTGCAACGATTGAGCCTAATATAGGACTTGTAAGTGTGCCTGACACAAGGCTGAAAGAACTGGAAGAAATTATAAATCCCCAAAGAACAGTAGGAGCAACAGTAGAGTTTGTAGATATAGCGGGACTTGTAAAAGGAGCCTCCAAAGGAGAAGGACTGGGAAATCAGTTTTTATCCAACATAAGAAATACTGCAGCTATATGTCAGGTCGTAAGATGTTTTGACGATGATAATATTATTCATGTAGAAGGAAGTGTAGATCCTGTTAGAGATATAGAAACAATAAACGGAGAACTTATATTTGCCGATTTGGATACAGTAGAAAGAGCGTTGCAGAAAAATACCAAGTTAGCCAGAGGGGGAAATGCCGAAGGGAAAGAGCTTGTAGCGGTACTTGAAAAATGTAAAACTCATTTGGAAGATTTTAAACTTTTAAAAACGTTGACTTTCACTCAAAGAGAAGCTGAACTTATAAGAGTATATCAGTTTTTAACATTGAAACCGATGATGTTTGCGGCAAATATTTCTGAAGACGATTTGTCCAAAGGAATAGAAAATGACTATGTTAAAAAAGTGAGAGAGTATGCTGCAACTCATGAAAGTGAAGTAGTAACATTTTCGGCAAAAGTCGAAGCGGAACTGATAGAAATAGAAGATGAAGAAGAAAGACAGATGTTCATAGAAGAATTAGGGATAAGTGAGCCGAGTTTAAACAGACTGATAAGAGGAGGATTTAAACTCTTAGGACTTATAACTTATTTCACTGCAGGAGAAAAAGAAGTCAGAGCATGGACTATAAGCAAAGGGACTAACGCTCAAAAAGGAGCGGGAGAAATACATACCGATATAGAAAAAGGGTTTATAAGAGCGGAAGTAGTGGCTTACGATAAATTTATAGAATATAAAGGTTGGCAAGGGTCCAAAGAAAAAGGTGCTATGCGGCTTGAAGGAAAAGAATATATTATAAATGACGGGGATGTAATGTTTTTCAGATTTAATGTATAA
- the topA gene encoding type I DNA topoisomerase codes for MAKKLVIVESPSKAKTIEKILGKGYEVTASYGHVIDLPKTKIGIDVENNFEPKYQVIKGKGEVLKKLKEKSKKASTVYLASDQDREGEAIAWHISNYIKQPEKTKRIEFNEITKTAVNNAIKNPRDINKNLVNAQQARRLLDRIVGYKISPLLWKTINKNASAGRVQSVALKLICDLEGEIKSFVPQKYWEVGALLENGINLNLVEILKEKVDKIFDEEVVKKLKKELKGKSLTLDSIEIKKKTQRPPLVFKTSTLQQLASSYLGYGATKTMRIAQQLYEGLSISGENRGLITYMRTDSTRISMDAINMAKDYITNHYGKEYVGYYVTKNSKSNVQDAHEGIRPSDINLDPEKIKDSLTNDQYKLYKLIWNRFLVSQFAAMKYEQMQINAVNGDYKFRGTINKVIFDGYYKIFKEEDEIKTADFPELKEGDSYLIKKLNVEEGITKPPTRYSEATLVKKLESEGIGRPSTYASIVETLKTREYVEIIEKRFHPTFLGYEVKNELEKNFEDIMNVKFTAIMEEDLDKIEEGNVQWVELLKKFYDSLEIHLEQYEKEIEKLKDRRIESDVLSSDGSPMLLKTGRFGKYLVSETNPEEKITIKGIAVEPEQIEAGKIFIKEEVEKLQANKKGIPTDFFTENDKRYMLKKGRFGEYLESEDYENDEKRMSLPLPIKQKYKKGTLNEVNGILQINEEITAIINEDKKIIEEAGVCEKCGRPFEIKMGRFGKFLACTGYPECKNIKAIPKAKSASAKKKTASKKTKPKKGTAGKTAAKKVAGENTTVKKAASKKETVEKTSTKKAVAKTKKASSTKTTAKKSSTAKKTTSKKSSSKDK; via the coding sequence TTGGCAAAAAAGCTTGTAATAGTGGAGTCTCCGTCCAAAGCAAAAACAATTGAGAAAATATTGGGAAAAGGTTATGAAGTAACCGCTTCTTACGGACATGTTATTGACTTGCCCAAAACAAAAATAGGAATAGATGTGGAAAATAATTTTGAGCCTAAATATCAGGTCATAAAAGGAAAAGGCGAAGTACTGAAAAAATTAAAAGAAAAATCAAAAAAGGCTAGTACGGTTTATCTGGCATCGGATCAGGATCGTGAAGGAGAGGCTATTGCATGGCATATTTCCAATTATATAAAACAGCCTGAAAAAACCAAAAGAATAGAATTTAATGAAATCACAAAAACTGCAGTGAATAATGCAATAAAAAATCCCAGAGATATAAATAAAAACCTTGTAAATGCACAACAGGCAAGAAGGCTTTTGGACAGAATAGTGGGTTATAAAATCAGTCCTTTGCTATGGAAAACAATAAATAAAAATGCCAGTGCAGGTCGTGTGCAGTCTGTGGCGTTAAAACTGATTTGCGATCTGGAAGGTGAAATTAAAAGTTTTGTTCCACAAAAATACTGGGAAGTAGGAGCATTACTTGAAAACGGAATAAATCTTAATCTTGTAGAAATTCTTAAAGAAAAAGTAGATAAAATCTTTGATGAAGAAGTTGTAAAAAAACTTAAAAAAGAACTGAAAGGTAAATCTTTGACATTGGACAGCATAGAAATCAAGAAAAAAACTCAAAGACCGCCTCTTGTTTTTAAGACAAGCACATTGCAGCAACTGGCTTCATCTTATTTAGGTTACGGGGCTACAAAAACGATGAGAATAGCTCAGCAGCTATATGAAGGGCTTTCCATCAGTGGAGAAAATCGTGGGCTTATAACATACATGAGAACTGATTCCACAAGAATTTCCATGGATGCAATAAACATGGCAAAAGACTACATTACAAATCATTATGGGAAAGAATATGTCGGATACTATGTTACTAAAAATTCCAAGTCCAATGTTCAGGATGCTCACGAAGGTATAAGACCTTCGGATATAAATCTTGATCCTGAAAAAATAAAGGACTCTCTGACGAACGATCAGTATAAATTATATAAACTTATATGGAACAGATTTCTCGTTTCACAGTTTGCTGCAATGAAATATGAACAGATGCAGATAAATGCAGTGAATGGAGATTACAAATTTAGAGGAACTATAAATAAAGTAATATTTGATGGATATTATAAAATATTCAAAGAAGAAGATGAAATAAAAACAGCCGACTTTCCTGAATTAAAAGAGGGAGACAGTTATCTGATAAAAAAACTTAATGTTGAAGAAGGTATTACAAAGCCTCCTACAAGATATTCGGAAGCGACACTTGTGAAAAAACTCGAATCCGAAGGGATAGGAAGACCGTCGACTTATGCTTCAATAGTGGAAACTCTTAAAACAAGGGAATATGTGGAAATTATAGAAAAAAGGTTTCATCCTACCTTTTTAGGATATGAAGTGAAAAATGAGCTCGAAAAAAACTTTGAAGATATAATGAATGTAAAATTTACTGCAATTATGGAAGAGGACCTTGATAAAATAGAAGAGGGAAATGTTCAGTGGGTGGAATTATTAAAAAAATTCTATGATTCTCTGGAAATTCATTTGGAACAGTATGAGAAAGAAATAGAAAAACTAAAAGACAGAAGAATAGAATCGGATGTTCTTTCTTCAGACGGAAGTCCTATGCTTTTAAAAACGGGAAGATTCGGAAAATACCTTGTTTCCGAGACAAATCCTGAAGAAAAAATAACAATAAAAGGAATAGCCGTCGAGCCTGAACAAATTGAAGCGGGAAAAATCTTTATAAAAGAAGAAGTGGAAAAACTTCAGGCAAATAAAAAAGGAATACCGACAGACTTTTTTACAGAAAATGACAAAAGATACATGTTGAAAAAAGGACGGTTTGGAGAATATCTGGAAAGTGAAGATTATGAAAATGATGAAAAAAGAATGTCTTTGCCTTTACCTATAAAGCAGAAATACAAAAAAGGAACACTTAACGAAGTAAACGGGATTTTACAGATAAATGAAGAAATAACGGCAATTATAAATGAAGATAAAAAAATAATAGAAGAAGCGGGAGTATGCGAAAAATGCGGACGTCCTTTTGAAATAAAAATGGGAAGGTTCGGAAAGTTTTTAGCATGTACAGGCTATCCTGAATGTAAAAATATAAAAGCGATTCCTAAAGCAAAATCGGCTTCTGCGAAGAAAAAAACTGCTTCCAAAAAGACGAAGCCAAAGAAAGGAACTGCAGGGAAAACGGCTGCTAAAAAAGTAGCGGGTGAAAATACAACAGTTAAAAAAGCTGCAAGTAAAAAAGAAACAGTTGAAAAAACTTCAACTAAAAAAGCTGTAGCAAAAACAAAAAAAGCAAGCAGCACTAAAACAACGGCTAAAAAAAGTTCAACTGCTAAGAAAACAACTTCAAAAAAATCATCTTCCAAAGATAAATAA
- the yqeH gene encoding ribosome biogenesis GTPase YqeH, with translation MSKKCTGCGIELQFEDKNREGYVPEEKFITEEDLLCQRCYKIKNYGQNIGNNLKKEDYSKEVANSVKKSDIILPIFDIIDFEGSFTEEILDYLRDYRSIILINKIDLLPDFVHPTEIANWVKERLMEEDIIPDDIGFLSAKSKYGVNGIIRKINNLFPDKKVRAVILGASNVGKSSVINLLLGKNKITTSKYSGTTLKSINNKIPKTDITIIDTPGLIPEGRISDLISVESGLKLVPSGEISRKTFKPEENRVFMFDAFCRFKILETENSDGEKYKPIFSVYSSKNVKFHLTKEDRVEELLKGDFFELMKKEEKENYLENKFVTYNTEIQENEDLVIAGLGWINVKRGPLNIELTVPEYAKVIVRPSLFRGRKYK, from the coding sequence ATTTCAAAGAAATGTACAGGTTGTGGAATAGAACTGCAATTTGAAGATAAAAACAGGGAAGGATATGTTCCCGAGGAAAAATTTATAACAGAAGAAGATTTACTTTGTCAGAGATGTTATAAAATAAAAAATTACGGTCAAAATATAGGAAATAATTTAAAAAAGGAAGATTATTCCAAAGAAGTTGCAAACAGTGTGAAAAAATCCGATATAATACTTCCGATATTTGATATTATTGATTTTGAAGGGTCGTTTACAGAAGAAATACTGGATTATTTGAGAGATTACAGATCGATAATATTAATAAATAAAATAGATTTACTGCCTGATTTTGTGCATCCTACGGAAATAGCAAACTGGGTAAAAGAAAGGCTTATGGAAGAAGATATTATCCCTGATGATATAGGTTTCTTAAGTGCTAAAAGTAAATACGGAGTAAACGGTATTATAAGAAAAATAAACAATCTTTTTCCTGACAAAAAAGTGAGAGCAGTTATTTTAGGAGCTTCTAACGTAGGAAAATCTTCTGTTATAAATCTTTTACTTGGAAAAAATAAAATAACCACATCAAAATATTCGGGAACTACTTTAAAATCTATTAATAACAAAATACCGAAAACGGATATTACGATAATAGATACTCCGGGACTGATTCCTGAGGGCAGAATATCAGATTTGATAAGTGTTGAATCAGGATTAAAGCTCGTGCCTTCAGGGGAGATTTCGAGAAAAACTTTCAAACCTGAAGAAAACAGAGTATTTATGTTTGATGCTTTTTGCAGATTCAAAATTTTGGAGACAGAAAATTCCGATGGAGAAAAATATAAACCGATATTTTCTGTGTATTCTTCAAAAAATGTAAAATTTCATCTGACAAAAGAAGACAGAGTCGAGGAACTTCTTAAGGGAGATTTCTTTGAACTTATGAAAAAAGAGGAAAAGGAAAATTATTTGGAAAATAAATTTGTAACTTATAATACCGAAATTCAGGAAAACGAAGATCTTGTAATAGCAGGTTTAGGTTGGATAAATGTCAAAAGAGGACCTCTTAATATAGAACTTACAGTGCCTGAATATGCCAAAGTAATCGTAAGACCGTCTCTTTTTAGAGGGAGAAAATATAAATAG
- a CDS encoding uracil-DNA glycosylase: MWDDLETEIGICTKCHLERIRTNPVTGKGSRKAKILFVLESVSKKEDLKNDLLTDKKGEYFKKFLEYSKINLSECYFTTLTKCSSHGELIENECIVKCRDYLTTQIALLNPEYIITVGEIPTKNFIKSKEEIRDMVGKIYGYTGGIKIIPVYDLSYLLKAGDKEKWQVVKILEEINRRISE, translated from the coding sequence ATGTGGGATGACTTGGAAACGGAAATAGGAATTTGTACAAAATGTCATTTGGAGAGAATAAGAACGAATCCCGTTACGGGAAAAGGAAGCAGAAAAGCTAAAATATTGTTTGTATTGGAAAGTGTCAGTAAAAAAGAAGATTTAAAAAATGATTTGCTGACAGATAAAAAAGGGGAGTATTTTAAAAAATTTCTTGAATATTCCAAAATAAATCTATCCGAATGCTATTTTACTACATTGACCAAATGCAGCTCTCACGGTGAGCTGATAGAAAACGAATGTATAGTAAAATGCAGAGATTATTTGACAACTCAAATAGCATTGTTAAATCCCGAATACATAATAACTGTGGGAGAAATACCTACGAAAAATTTTATAAAATCTAAAGAGGAAATAAGAGATATGGTTGGGAAAATATACGGATATACAGGTGGCATAAAAATAATTCCTGTTTACGATCTGTCTTATTTGCTTAAAGCGGGAGATAAAGAAAAATGGCAGGTTGTAAAAATACTCGAAGAAATTAACAGAAGAATAAGTGAATAA
- a CDS encoding mechanosensitive ion channel family protein — protein sequence MGNFEKLFDWKTIYRFLETNVLKIIFAFAVFKIAGILKKYVDNTIKIVLEKSKMDKSVASFLRSSFSVLYYIILGYLLIGFLGINLTSITTFLGAAGIVLGFAFKETLGNFCGGLIILTFKPFKVGHLIEYGKYMGEVKSIELIYTKIKTPQNELVIIPNGMITNSEIRNVTKEKVRRLDIKIGVSYDSDILKVKEVLNEIVNEEIKSEEKLVLKSPAPTIGVLELAESSVVFCVYVYTKSDNYFNLMLKMNEKIKIKFDENNIEIPYPQMDVHISKKGEE from the coding sequence ATGGGAAATTTTGAGAAGCTTTTTGACTGGAAAACGATTTACCGTTTTCTTGAAACGAATGTATTAAAAATAATCTTTGCATTTGCGGTGTTTAAAATAGCCGGGATATTGAAAAAATATGTGGACAATACTATTAAAATTGTACTTGAAAAATCAAAGATGGATAAAAGTGTGGCTTCATTTTTAAGATCTTCTTTTTCGGTTCTGTACTATATAATTTTAGGCTATCTTCTAATCGGCTTTTTAGGAATAAATCTAACTTCCATAACAACGTTTTTAGGAGCTGCAGGGATAGTTCTCGGATTTGCTTTTAAAGAGACTTTGGGAAATTTTTGCGGCGGATTGATTATTCTGACTTTTAAGCCGTTTAAAGTAGGGCATCTCATAGAATACGGAAAATATATGGGAGAAGTAAAATCCATAGAATTAATTTATACAAAAATAAAAACACCTCAAAATGAACTCGTTATAATTCCGAACGGAATGATAACCAACAGCGAAATAAGAAATGTCACAAAAGAAAAAGTTCGTAGGCTGGATATAAAAATCGGAGTGTCTTATGACAGTGATATTTTAAAAGTAAAAGAAGTGTTAAATGAGATTGTAAATGAAGAAATCAAAAGTGAAGAAAAATTAGTGCTGAAATCTCCTGCACCTACTATCGGAGTATTGGAATTGGCAGAATCATCAGTAGTTTTCTGCGTGTATGTTTATACAAAAAGTGATAATTATTTCAACTTAATGCTCAAAATGAATGAAAAAATAAAAATAAAATTTGATGAAAATAATATTGAAATACCTTATCCTCAAATGGATGTTCATATTTCAAAGAAGGGAGAAGAATAA
- a CDS encoding MBL fold metallo-hydrolase yields MEFSVLGSGSSGNSSYIEMGKRKFLIDAGFSGKKTIEKLNNIERRIEDIDGIFVTHEHSDHIQGLGVLSRKFDIPVYLHEITYGMIKEKVGKIEKKNINFINEEKITIDDCVINSFEVMHDAEKCLGFTFEHEDKKLAYASDVGCTNNIIKENFKNSDVIVVESNYDYNMLMTGPYHWELKNRVKGRNGHLSNAEASKLISQVMSDKLKKIYLMHISKDNNTPELAYNSLYEILERENKSHLEIEIVTENETVIYKI; encoded by the coding sequence ATGGAATTTTCAGTATTGGGAAGCGGAAGCAGCGGAAATTCAAGCTATATAGAAATGGGGAAAAGAAAATTTCTTATAGATGCAGGATTCAGCGGTAAAAAGACTATTGAAAAATTGAATAATATTGAACGAAGAATAGAAGATATAGACGGGATTTTTGTGACACATGAACATTCGGATCATATACAGGGATTAGGCGTTTTATCGAGAAAATTTGACATTCCGGTATATTTGCATGAGATAACATATGGAATGATAAAAGAAAAAGTAGGAAAAATCGAGAAAAAAAATATCAACTTTATTAATGAAGAAAAAATAACCATAGATGATTGTGTGATAAACAGCTTTGAAGTAATGCATGATGCCGAAAAATGTCTGGGATTTACTTTTGAACACGAGGACAAAAAATTGGCTTATGCAAGTGATGTAGGCTGCACAAATAATATAATAAAAGAAAATTTTAAAAACAGCGATGTTATTGTTGTAGAAAGCAATTACGATTACAATATGCTTATGACAGGACCTTACCACTGGGAGTTGAAAAACAGAGTTAAAGGCAGAAACGGGCATTTATCTAATGCCGAAGCTTCAAAATTAATATCTCAGGTTATGTCCGATAAATTGAAAAAGATTTATCTTATGCATATAAGTAAGGATAATAATACACCTGAATTGGCATATAATTCTCTTTATGAAATATTGGAAAGAGAAAATAAGAGCCATTTGGAAATAGAAATAGTTACTGAAAATGAAACTGTAATTTATAAAATATGA